The window GCAATACATCACGTATATTTGTCTTTATATATTTTGTTGTCTATTATATTTGTATTTGAAGAAGTCGGGATACTGTTGTTAGAAAATAAAAAAATAGTCATCATCACGATAACTGTAGGAATATTATTTTTTTATTTATTATCATTATTTATCCTATCCGCACGAACCGTATTACTCTCCACACCAATTATTCTAGGTCTATACTTACTACTCAAGCTCCCCAAAAAGCAAGCCTTTGCTTTTATAAGCATACTTTCAATGATGTTGTTGGGTGTGTTTTTTTTACAGCGAGAGCGCATACAGTACATGTGGCAATTTTCACAACCACAAGAAATCAAATATGAGAGTCCTCATTGGTACGATTGGACAAGTGGCCTTGCTATCAGGCAAGCCATCTGGAGTTGTAGTATGGATGCTTATAAAGGCGCTAACTTATACTTTGGACATGGTACTGGAGATGCAAAAGGCGCTTTACTATCGGCATATACTTCTAGAAATTTTGTACTTGCATTGGAGTACCAATTTAACGCACACAATCAATATATAGAGACGCTCTTAGCTTTAGGGTTTGTAGGTTTAATATACTTAATAGGTATGTTTTTTAGTTTTATGTACATAGCCTATCTCCGTTCCAACTGGGTACTAGGATTATTTATGCTTAGTTTTATGATATCTTGCACCACAGAGTCCATGTTGCAAGCTCAAAAAGGCATTGTATTTTTTACCTTAGTAGGTGCGCTATTGTTATACTCCCCACCAAAACCTACTCCCCCACCAATCTATGATTAGCGGAGGGAGTTTATGTTAGCGTGTGTTAGAGAAGGGGGAGGCTTATTTTTTGAGGTTATCAAAAACGGCCATTACTTCGCTTACGCGTTGGCGCGATACTTCTAGCAGTTCTTTCTCGTTGTCATTGAGTTGGAGCTCGATGATTTGCTCGATACCATTTTTACCTAGGATTACCGGCACACCGAGGTAGCAGTTGTTGATACCGTATTCACCTTCGAGACTGATACATACCGGGAACACGCGGCGCTGGTCTTTGACGATGGCCTCTACCATTTGTGCAGCAGCAGAACCTGGCGCATACCAAGCCGAAGTACCCATCAGTTTCACGAGTTCGCCACCACCGGTTTTGGTGCGCTCTACGATAGCGTCGAGGCGGGCAGCATCGATCAGCTCCGTCACGGGGATACCGCCTACAGTGGTGTAGCGTGGTAGGGGAACCATGGTGTCGCCGTGGCCACCCATCAATACCGCTTGGATGTCTTTGGGAGATACGTTGAGTGCCTCTGCCAAAAATGCACGGTAGCGCGCTGTGTCCAAGATACCGGCCATCCCCATTACCTTGGTGCGGGGCAGCTTAGAGGTAACGTGAGCGGCATAGGTCATTACATCGAGGGGGTTCGATACCACAATGATGATGGCGTTGGGAGAGTGTGCAATCACATTTTCGGTTACCGAAGTAACAATGTTGGCATTGGTGCTGATGAGGTCATCGCGGCTCATGCCGGGCTTGCGGGGTAGGCCAGAAGTGATGACAACTACGTCAGAGTTGGCTGTGCGGCTATAGTCGTTGGTTACGCCTACGGTGCGGGTATCGTACAAGTCGATGGGGGCTTTTTGCCAAATATCCAAAGCCTTGCCTTCAGCAACACCTTCTTTGATATCGAGGAGAATGACTTCGTTGGCTACTTCGCGGTAAGCCAATACATCGGCACAGGTTGCACCTACGTTGCCGGCACCTACTACGGTTATTTTCATATGAATCAAGTGGTTTTGTATGAATGAAACAATATCGGATTGTCTATAGCGGTAAAGTTAGGAAAGTTTTGAGAATTCGCGTTCTTTTAAGCAGACAAAGATGGCTTCTCAGTTCTTCGTCAGAAGCAAAAAAACAGCCTAGCAGGCAGCCTTATCGGGCTGTTGCTAGACTGTTGTTGGACACGCGCTTAGGGGCTATTGCTTGACTACTTTGAGGGCCTGCGCACCGCTTTCTGTTTTGATAAAATACAGACCGCCGGCTAGGTTTGACAAGTCAAACCAGAGGGA of the Eisenibacter elegans DSM 3317 genome contains:
- a CDS encoding O-antigen ligase family protein — protein: MPFSGNKHQSDTTLATPSATPTIFQQAQAWLLYACVLSLPFSISLNSLIIMLWLILWVVEWNWKEKLQRLYTNLTHWMIFFGFYGLHVLGMFYSDNLAEAGFDLERKMTFVVLPLLIGSLQSLNLSMVRRIQIVSTLACLLILLAHNYALVFEFDNQISNVHFRNLLTHTPIFAIHHVYLSLYILLSIIFVFEEVGILLLENKKIVIITITVGILFFYLLSLFILSARTVLLSTPIILGLYLLLKLPKKQAFAFISILSMMLLGVFFLQRERIQYMWQFSQPQEIKYESPHWYDWTSGLAIRQAIWSCSMDAYKGANLYFGHGTGDAKGALLSAYTSRNFVLALEYQFNAHNQYIETLLALGFVGLIYLIGMFFSFMYIAYLRSNWVLGLFMLSFMISCTTESMLQAQKGIVFFTLVGALLLYSPPKPTPPPIYD
- the mdh gene encoding malate dehydrogenase; the encoded protein is MKITVVGAGNVGATCADVLAYREVANEVILLDIKEGVAEGKALDIWQKAPIDLYDTRTVGVTNDYSRTANSDVVVITSGLPRKPGMSRDDLISTNANIVTSVTENVIAHSPNAIIIVVSNPLDVMTYAAHVTSKLPRTKVMGMAGILDTARYRAFLAEALNVSPKDIQAVLMGGHGDTMVPLPRYTTVGGIPVTELIDAARLDAIVERTKTGGGELVKLMGTSAWYAPGSAAAQMVEAIVKDQRRVFPVCISLEGEYGINNCYLGVPVILGKNGIEQIIELQLNDNEKELLEVSRQRVSEVMAVFDNLKK